ATTgctttataaaagaaaataatatgaTGACCTCAGAATTGTGAGTTATGTTATTAGAGCTCTGACATTAAcgaaacaaaaacatatataaatattataaattttaaaatgaatactaATTCACTATTTTCCAATATCAATAGCTGTATTAATATCTCAAGCAAAGAAAACTACAGCGCAAACAACTACCACAGcggttccaacaacaaccacagccgcgccaacaaccaccactgcagctccaacaacaaccacagctgctccaacaacaaccacagcagcaccaacaacgaccacagccgctccaacaacaaccactgcagcaccaacaacaaccacagcagcaccaacaacgaccacagctgctccaacaacaaccactgctgcaccaacaactaccactgctgcaccaacaacaaccacagccgctccaacaacaaccacagcagcaccaacaaccaccacatccgctccaacaacaaccactgctgcaccaacaactaccactgctgcaccaacaacaaccacagccgcaccaacaacaaccacagctgcaccaacaactaccactgctgctccaacaacaaccactgctgcaccaacaacaaccacagccgcaccaacaacaaccacagctgcaccaacaactaccattgctgctccaacaacaaccacagctgcaccaacaacaaccactgctgcaccaacaactaccactgctgcaccaacaaccaccacagcagctccaacaacaaccacagctgctccaacaacaaccacagcagcaccaacaacgaccacagcagctccaacaacgaccactgctgcaccaacaactaccactgctgcaccaacaacaaccacagccgcaccaacaacaaccacagctgcaccaacaactaccactgctgcaccaacaacaaccactgctgcaccaacaacaaccactgctgcaccaacaactaccactgctgcaccaacaaccaccacagcagctccaacaacaaccacagctgctccaacaacaaccacagcagcaccaacaacaaccacagcagcaccaacaacgaccacagccgctccaacaacaaccactgcagcacaaacaacaaccacagcagcaccaacaacgaccacagctgctccaacaacaaccactgctgcaccaacaactaccactgctgcaccaacaacaaccacagccgctccaacaacaaccacagcagcaccaacaaccaccacatccgctccaacaacaaccactgctgcaccaacaactaccactgctgcaccaacaacaaccacagccgcaccaacaacaaccacagctgcaccaacaactaccactgctgctccaacaacaaccactgctgcaccaacaacaaccactgctgcaccaacaactaccactgctgcaccaacaaccaccacagcagctccaacaacaaccacagctgctccaacaacaaccacagcagcaccaacaacgaccacagcagctccaacaacaaccactgctgcaccaacaactaccactgctgcaccaacaacaaccacagccgctccaacaacaaccacagcagcaccaacaaccaccacatccgctccaacaacaaccactgctgcaccaacaactaccactgctgcaccaacaacaaccacagcagcaccaacaacaaccactgctgcaccaacaacaaccactgctgcaccaacaacaaccactgctgcaccaacaaccaccacagctgctccaacaacaaccacagctgctccaacaacaaccacagctgctccaacaacaaccactgcagctccaacaacaaccactgcagctccaacaacaaccacagcagcaccaacaacaaccacagcagctccaacaacaaccacaactgctccgacaacaaccacagcagcaccaacaacaaccacagctgctccaacaacaaccacagcagcaccaacaaccaccacagctgctccaacaaccaccactgcagctccaacaacaaccactgtttcaccaacaaccaccacagccgctccaacaacaaccactgctgctccaacaccaaccacagcagcaccaacaacgaccacagctgctccaacaacaaccacagccgcaccaacaacaaccacagctgctccaacaacaacaacaactgctccaacaacaaccacagcagcaccaacaaccaccacagctgcttttacaacaaccacagccgctccaacaacaaccacaactgctccgacaacaaccacagcagcaccaacaacaaccacagctgctccaacaacaaccacagcagcaccaacaaccaccacagctgctccaacaaccaccactgcagctccaacaacaaccactgtttcaccaacaaccaccacagccgctccaacaacaaccactgctgctccaacaccaaccacagcagcaccaacaacgaccacagctgctccaacaacaaccacagccgcaccaacaacaaccacagctgctccaacaacaacaacaactgctccaacaacaaccacagcagcaccaacaaccaccacagctgcttttacaacaaccacagccactccaacaaccaccacagccgctccaacaacaactacagctgctccaacaacaaccactgctgcaccaacaaccaccacagctgaaccaacaaccaccacagctgcaccaacaacaaccacagctgctcctacaacaaccactgctgcaccaacaaccaccacagcaactccaacaaccaccacagcagcaccaacaaccaccacaactgctccaacaacaaccactgcagctccaacaacaaccactgcagctccaacaacaaccacagcagctccaacaacaaccattgcagctccaacaacaaccacagccgctccaacaacaaccactgcagctccaacaacaaccacagcagctccaacaacaaccactgcagcaccaacaacaaccactgctgcaccaacaacaaccactgctgcaccaacaacaaccacagctgcaccaacaacaaccactagtgcacctacaacaaccactgctgcaccaacaacaaccacagctgctccaacaaccaccactgcagctccaacaacaaccacagccgctccaacaacaaccactgcagctccaacaacaaccacagctgctccaacaaccaccactgcagctccaacaaccacagccgctccaacaacaaccacagccgctccaacaacaaccacagccgctccaacaacaaccactgcagctccaacaacaaccacagcagctcaaacaacaaccactgcagcaccaacaacaaccactgctgcaccaacaacaaccacagccgctccaacaacaaccacagctgctccaacaacaaccacagcagcaccaacaacaaccacaagtgctccaacaacaaccacagcagctccaacaacaaccacagcagcaccaacaaccaccacaagtgctccaacaacatccacagccgctccaacaacaaccacagcagcacaaacaacCACCACAAGTGCTCCAACAACatccacagcagctccaacaacaaccacagctgtaccaacaaccaccacagccgctccaacaacaaccactgctgtgCCAACAACTtccactgctgcaccaacaaccaccacagccgctccaacaacaaccacagctgctccaacaacaaccactgcagcaccaacaaccatcacaagtgctccaacaacatccacagcaactccaaccacagcagctcaaacaacaaccactgctgtgCCAAcaacatccactgcagctccaacaaccaccatagctgcaccaacaacaaccacagctgctccaacatcaaccacagcagctccaacaaccaccaatgccgctccaacaacaaccatagccgctctaacaaccaccactgccgctccaacaaccaccactgcagctccaataacaaccacagctgctccaacaacaaccactgcagctccaacaacaaccacagctgctccaacaacaaccacagcagctccaacaacaaccacagctgctccaacaacaaccacagcagctccaacaacaaccacagcagctccaacaacaaccactgcagctccaacaaccaccaatgcagctccaacaacctcAGCTGCTACAACAGCCCAAGTATTTCCAAtaacaaccaccacagcagctgcaCCTGTTTATAGAGTTCAAGTTATGTTGGTAAATGAAACCTTTACAGATGCACTTACGGACCCCAGCAGTGCTCAATACCGAGATCTTGAAACACGACTTGTAGGAAGAGTAAGTATTTTTAAGATGTCTTGAATTTTTATGACTGCATATGTTGTACCAAAGAGAGGGATTTATATTATGAAATTGTGTTGATCTGAATCctctgtctgtttatttttatttgtgtaaagTTTGATTCGAGGAAAATTGTGTCTAAACCAACTGAAGGTCCTtacatcttcctcttcttttttcagtgTAATGAGATATACCGAAGACAATTTGGTGCCCGTTTTGTCAGATGCTTTGTTAATGGTTTcaggtaaaatattttttttctgacgtGGATAAAAAGccatttatttgtatatatgatttttacttttacatgtCATTTTTCACATTCTTTGTTTCTCTATCAGTCAGCAACAGAATAACCTAATGTGTTGTCCCACTTGGTATCATTATACAGAGCTGTTCAGACACGAGTTGATGGAGTTCAAGCGGATCTTGGAATTACTTTTAACCAAACTACTCCAGCTGCAGACCTCCCACAGAATAGTGCTGTTGCTCAAACTCTTGTTCAAGCTgcaaatgataacaataatgtCGACGTGAGCTTTAATCccagtgcagtttcagtagttGGTAAGTTATCATTACtaaatgtttcactctgacTAGTATTTGTAGgctttttgaatttgaaaccAATGTCAGTTTGATATAAACTCTGATAAAGAAATATTCTTGGTCTGGGCACAAATGATCATTAACTTATTGCTTTATAATCAATTTTTCATAGACGGTCCAGTTCCAGCCACTGCACCTCCAACCACTGTAGCACCTGCCACTGCAGCACCAGCCACTGCAGCACCAGCCACTGCAGCACCTGCCACTGCAGCACCAGCCACTGCAGCACCAGCCACTGCAGCACCAGCCACTGCAGCACCTGCCACTGCAGCACCTGCCACTGCAGCACCAGCCACTGCAGCACCAGCCACTGCAGCACCTACTTCTGCGTCAGAAATAGTTGTAAATGTGACTTTTAGATCTGTTCTCATTCCTTTTACAACTGATTTGTCGGATACATCATCCCAGGCTTTTCAGAACCGAGCTTCAATGATAAAGACACAGGTGCGTCCCAGACATCACAATCAAATCTTCATACTCAAGAAACCTATAATTGATTTCATTTTCTGATCACAATGGTCTTATCCAACACATAGTGAGGTGACCTAAGGTGAAATATtgcattgaaatgttttttaatatttttgtttttgtttctgcagcttcaaCCTCAGTTTCGAAATGCATTTCCATCCTCATTCAGGTCTTTGGATGTCACCGGCTTTAGGTACTTTTTCACAATGACCAAGTTACAATTTTAGATTATTATCTTGA
This portion of the Labrus bergylta chromosome 22, fLabBer1.1, whole genome shotgun sequence genome encodes:
- the LOC136177543 gene encoding probable cyclin-dependent serine/threonine-protein kinase DDB_G0292550, which encodes MATRSSSSYTSNHCSYNHCSSNHCSFCHCSTSYCSTSHCSTSHCSTSHRSTSHCSTCHCSTYFCLQPQFRNAFPSLFRSLDVIGFRLTRTKDGCWKEHIYSDFNSCINISSKENYSANNYHSGSNNNHSRANNHHCSSNNNHSCSNNNHSSTNNDHSRSNNNHCSTNNNHSSTNNDHSCSNNNHCCTNNYHCCTNNNHSRSNNNHSSTNNHHIRSNNNHCCTNNYHCCTNNNHSRTNNNHSCTNNYHCCSNNNHCCTNNNHSRTNNNHSCTNNYHCCSNNNHSCTNNNHCCTNNYHCCTNNHHSSSNNNHSCSNNNHSSTNNDHSSSNNDHCCTNNYHCCTNNNHSRTNNNHSCTNNYHCCTNNNHCCTNNNHCCTNNYHCCTNNHHSSSNNNHSCSNNNHSSTNNNHSSTNNDHSRSNNNHCSTNNNHSSTNNDHSCSNNNHCCTNNYHCCTNNNHSRSNNNHSSTNNHHIRSNNNHCCTNNYHCCTNNNHSRTNNNHSCTNNYHCCSNNNHCCTNNNHCCTNNYHCCTNNHHSSSNNNHSCSNNNHSSTNNDHSSSNNNHCCTNNYHCCTNNNHSRSNNNHSSTNNHHIRSNNNHCCTNNYHCCTNNNHSSTNNNHCCTNNNHCCTNNNHCCTNNHHSCSNNNHSCSNNNHSCSNNNHCSSNNNHCSSNNNHSSTNNNHSSSNNNHNCSDNNHSSTNNNHSCSNNNHSSTNNHHSCSNNHHCSSNNNHCFTNNHHSRSNNNHCCSNTNHSSTNNDHSCSNNNHSRTNNNHSCSNNNNNCSNNNHSSTNNHHSCFYNNHSRSNNNHNCSDNNHSSTNNNHSCSNNNHSSTNNHHSCSNNHHCSSNNNHCFTNNHHSRSNNNHCCSNTNHSSTNNDHSCSNNNHSRTNNNHSCSNNNNNCSNNNHSSTNNHHSCFYNNHSHSNNHHSRSNNNYSCSNNNHCCTNNHHS